One window of Chloroflexus aggregans DSM 9485 genomic DNA carries:
- the cysS gene encoding cysteine--tRNA ligase, which translates to MQLFSTLSRIREPFSPPTDRPVTLYVCGVTPYDTTHMGHARTFIVFDVLVRYLRRQGATVTYCQNITDVDDPLFERARRDGVNWYELAERQIAQLRADCADLNILPPTFAPRVSEEVAIMIPIIERLVELGHAYVVDGNVYFSIQTDPDFGRMARMGYAELLSIANQRGNNPHDPNKRDPLDFVLWQRGNPDEPKWESPWGLGRPGWHIECSAMSIRYLGEQIDIHGGGADLIFPHHSCEIAQSESATGKRPFARIWMHVGLVWLDGEKMSKSLGNLVFARDALQMHHPDALRWYLLSEHYREDFDYRREAVARYEQYAADLRHALSLTGGTHSPLDVSRGRSDVITSMNDDLDTPAALASLHAMAGMIIDAAAEGRDVSTAQATVRDLALMLGFTLRDK; encoded by the coding sequence ATGCAACTGTTTAGTACTCTCTCCCGCATCCGGGAACCATTCTCGCCGCCCACCGACCGCCCGGTCACACTGTACGTGTGCGGGGTTACTCCCTACGATACCACCCATATGGGCCATGCTCGCACCTTCATCGTCTTCGACGTACTGGTCCGCTACTTACGCCGGCAGGGCGCAACGGTGACGTACTGTCAGAATATCACCGACGTAGATGACCCTCTCTTCGAGCGTGCCCGTCGTGATGGGGTGAACTGGTACGAACTGGCCGAACGACAAATTGCTCAATTGCGAGCCGACTGTGCCGACCTCAATATTTTGCCGCCAACCTTCGCTCCGCGGGTGAGTGAAGAAGTTGCGATCATGATCCCCATTATCGAGCGACTGGTCGAACTCGGTCATGCGTATGTAGTTGACGGCAACGTGTATTTCAGTATCCAAACCGATCCTGACTTTGGCCGCATGGCGCGTATGGGTTATGCCGAGCTGCTTTCGATTGCTAATCAGCGGGGCAATAACCCACATGACCCCAACAAGCGCGATCCGCTCGATTTCGTGCTTTGGCAACGGGGCAACCCCGACGAACCCAAGTGGGAAAGCCCATGGGGCTTGGGGCGACCCGGTTGGCATATTGAGTGTAGCGCTATGTCGATCCGCTACCTCGGTGAACAGATCGATATTCACGGTGGTGGTGCCGATCTGATCTTTCCGCACCATTCGTGTGAAATTGCACAGAGCGAATCGGCCACTGGCAAGCGACCGTTTGCCCGTATCTGGATGCACGTGGGCTTAGTCTGGCTCGATGGTGAGAAGATGAGTAAATCGTTGGGCAATTTGGTCTTCGCCCGTGATGCGTTGCAGATGCATCATCCCGATGCGCTCCGGTGGTATTTGCTGAGCGAGCATTATCGGGAAGATTTCGATTACCGACGCGAAGCGGTCGCTCGCTACGAACAGTACGCTGCCGACCTCCGTCACGCACTGAGCCTGACCGGTGGCACCCATAGCCCGCTCGATGTGAGCCGTGGCCGTTCTGATGTCATCACGTCAATGAATGACGATCTCGATACACCGGCTGCGTTGGCGTCGTTGCATGCGATGGCCGGCATGATCATCGATGCTGCCGCCGAGGGCCGTGATGTCAGCACGGCTCAGGCGACGGTGCGCGATTTGGCGTTGATGCTAGGGTTTACGTTGCGCGATAAGTAG
- a CDS encoding SH3 domain-containing protein: MKPQTLTLWCCVWLSCAAMLTACLDFSAALPPSPSPFPTLPRLPSVTPVTPQPTRSPVTIILGPSATATPTTAQFIGRAATTANMRSGPGTSFPIVTVVPVDTEVLLEGQRANWYIVRLPDGQTGWMSATVLEVAPEIAARVPIATP, from the coding sequence ATGAAACCGCAGACGCTCACGCTTTGGTGTTGCGTATGGTTAAGCTGTGCCGCTATGCTCACCGCTTGCCTCGATTTCAGTGCCGCGTTGCCCCCTTCCCCAAGCCCCTTCCCAACGCTACCCCGCCTCCCAAGTGTGACCCCGGTCACACCGCAACCTACCCGCTCACCGGTGACGATTATTCTGGGACCATCGGCAACTGCCACACCGACTACTGCCCAATTTATCGGGCGAGCCGCTACCACGGCGAACATGCGCAGTGGCCCCGGTACCTCCTTTCCGATTGTGACCGTGGTTCCGGTTGATACCGAAGTTCTTCTCGAAGGCCAACGGGCCAACTGGTACATCGTCCGCTTACCCGACGGTCAAACCGGATGGATGTCGGCTACTGTGCTTGAGGTGGCGCCTGAGATTGCTGCCAGGGTACCTATTGCCACACCGTAG
- a CDS encoding serine/threonine protein kinase, which translates to MVMFDRLADNLTVCGQNDSYTILNLIGRGGMGAVYRVRRASDGSIWALKEMRPAGEVTAEELAEARQLFLQEAELLRSLSFPNLPVVIDLFEYEGRPTMIMEFVPGKTLEAMIREANAPMLEQQVIGYGIQLCRVLHYLHTRQPPIIYRDLKPANVIVTPDGVLKLVDFGVARKHKVGKSKDTIAMGSAGYAPPEQYGKGQTDARSDIYALGATMLHLLTAMPPVPLQPPRKGEIMRINRSVTPETEAIIIRAMNLEREKRFATCAELEQALHKRLKSPFVDPTLHMAPLPPIKPPGAEQVPVAVPLPPSAPQPPVGLVCERCGRLNKVQARFCAGCGAPLHQGAPVVGTERPTVPSARLIVRSPYRTWEVKLDHKLVRIGRRDPRQAHFPELDLAEHDRGIASRLHAIIERRGDQYTLTDQQSTNGTQINGKLIPPRVPQPLKSGDLIKIGDVEMEFRWN; encoded by the coding sequence ATGGTCATGTTTGATCGGTTGGCTGACAACCTGACGGTATGCGGGCAGAACGATTCGTATACCATCCTCAACCTGATCGGGCGAGGTGGCATGGGTGCGGTCTATCGCGTGCGCCGGGCCAGTGATGGTAGCATTTGGGCGCTGAAGGAGATGCGACCTGCCGGTGAGGTGACTGCCGAAGAGTTGGCTGAAGCGCGCCAGCTCTTCCTGCAAGAGGCTGAATTGCTGCGTTCGCTCTCTTTCCCCAACTTGCCGGTCGTGATCGATCTGTTCGAGTATGAAGGTCGTCCGACGATGATCATGGAGTTTGTGCCGGGCAAGACGCTTGAGGCAATGATTCGCGAGGCGAATGCACCGATGCTCGAACAGCAAGTGATCGGCTATGGGATCCAACTCTGTCGCGTATTACACTATCTGCATACCCGTCAGCCGCCGATTATCTATCGCGATCTCAAGCCGGCCAATGTGATCGTTACCCCCGATGGCGTGCTCAAGTTAGTCGATTTTGGGGTAGCCCGTAAGCACAAAGTCGGTAAATCGAAAGATACCATTGCAATGGGGTCGGCTGGGTATGCGCCACCCGAACAGTACGGCAAAGGGCAGACCGATGCTCGCTCGGATATTTATGCGCTCGGGGCGACGATGCTGCATTTGCTGACGGCGATGCCGCCGGTGCCGTTGCAGCCGCCGCGGAAGGGTGAAATTATGCGGATCAACCGTTCGGTTACACCGGAGACCGAGGCAATTATTATCCGTGCGATGAACCTTGAGCGCGAGAAGCGGTTTGCGACTTGTGCCGAACTTGAGCAAGCGTTGCATAAACGGCTGAAGTCGCCGTTTGTCGATCCTACCCTACACATGGCACCGTTGCCGCCGATCAAACCACCGGGAGCAGAGCAGGTTCCGGTGGCGGTGCCATTGCCGCCATCCGCACCGCAACCACCGGTTGGGCTGGTGTGTGAGCGATGTGGCCGGCTGAACAAAGTACAGGCGCGATTTTGTGCCGGTTGCGGTGCCCCTCTTCACCAGGGCGCACCGGTGGTTGGTACCGAAAGACCGACTGTGCCATCGGCACGACTGATCGTGCGTTCGCCTTATCGCACGTGGGAGGTAAAACTCGATCATAAGCTAGTACGGATCGGTCGGCGCGATCCGCGTCAAGCCCATTTCCCCGAATTAGATTTGGCAGAACACGACCGTGGTATCGCCTCGCGCTTGCACGCTATCATCGAGCGACGGGGTGATCAGTATACGCTGACCGATCAGCAGAGTACCAACGGCACTCAGATTAACGGGAAGTTGATCCCGCCGCGAGTGCCGCAACCACTCAAGTCGGGTGATCTGATTAAGATCGGTGATGTAGAGATGGAGTTTCGGTGGAACTGA